Genomic segment of Benincasa hispida cultivar B227 chromosome 1, ASM972705v1, whole genome shotgun sequence:
aaagtAAACAATTAGCATAACTCAatgatataaattaaattatgaaatcaGATATTCAAATTCTTATACTATAGGCTCTACTtgtcatattaaaaaaaaaatgtaatttttttttaataaacctAAATAAAAAGGGGGGAAAAAGAGGTGGGAATGGAATATTTGGAGTGAAGGTTGAATTTGTAAGCCGACAGCAACGTTTTAACCAAAATTAGTCTGGCAAGGTTATTTCTCAATAcaacataaattattattattattattattattttcttaagttaaacaaattacaataattttttttttcaaggaaAGGTTGTAAAATTAGGATAATTTAAAGAACATCCCACCTATCTTAAAATTTAAGGCAaagatatttatatttaatttaaaaaaagatcAGGGAACAACCGAacaaatgacatttttttaaaaaaaaagaaccgaacaaatgacattatatattattacaacccaataataatacaattattttgagtttgatactttatttacagaattaataaaaataatagtaCGTTATTTTTAACAAAGTCTAAGTCAAGTACATTGAAGAAAAACCccctaaaatttaaagatattaaTAAGAAAtattgtgaaacccggatttcaaTTCCTTTACTTAAGCAGAAAAtcaagggaattaactaagtataagttgAATCCTATgataaagagaaggaaaatctaagtgtttaaatagatttgtttagtagctttgagataagccttaacaaatgaaaatttggttaagtatgaaGCCAAAAGAAACCATGCGTTTGGACTTTATAGAGGTTATAAGAGTGGAAGCCAAGGACAACCATGCGTTGAGCTTGTGAGGGTAGGACGCATGTTGGTTGAAGCATTGGCAAGAGGCGCTGCTCAAAGGTTGTTTATGCGCGAGGATGATGAGATGATGCGTAAGTAAGAGTGAAAGATAGTGAGGGCTAGGCACATGGCATTGAGGCTAGGCATGCGTGCTGACTAGTATGCATAAGGCGTTGTGCGTTGGAATGATGCGCACGGACGATCACATAGTTACATGTGGCGCTACACGATAGACGATGACGGTACATGATCGGCATAAGCACTAAACGATGGGGCGTAAGGTGTTAGACAATAGACGTCAACGTTCTGTGATGAGCGAGAGGTACGCGATAGCGAGACCGTCGACAACGAGAGATCGCTAGACAATGAAGCTGTGTGATGAGGCGTAGACACTATGCAATGGGCTATGTGTTAGATGATGAGTGACCCCAAGAGATTACTAGACAATGAACTAGGCGATGAGCCGAACCATGGTGGACGCATGATGAAGTGTCTATACGTTGCAAAGGCTTGCAGTATATAAGGCTTGCATAGTCAGATTACGGTGGCTTTGAGCAAGAAACTTAGGACGTTGGCAAGCAACAAGGGTATGCTAATGTTAGTTAGGAAGTACGCGTTAGCAAGAATCTAGGCAATGGTAAGACAAACTGTGAGGCGTTGAGCTGAGACTTAGTTGACCCAAGGGTTGGTATGCATTGGTAATACGCTATGCACCAAGGATACCCGAGGGCATATGGGCGCATAGGACGAGGCTGAAGTAAGTGCTATGCGTGGAAAGATTATAAGGATCATGTTAAGAGTAAGCCAGGCGAAGGAAGAAAGATATGCGGTCGAGAAAGGACTTGCAATATCTTGAGAGTTAGTACGGCATAGGTGGTGCATTGATAAGAGACCTATGGGCTGATAAGGTTAAAGTCGTACGGCCAAGCAAGCATGCGACCAAGTTAAAGGGTGATGCATTGATGAGGTAGAACTTGGAGGACAAGTCGGAAATACCAACTTATATGGATATGTGGTGAGCTAGAGAAATCGGAGATCTCATGCAAATGAAGTGGACGACTgaggatgcatgcaatgagaGACTTGTGCATTGGTTAAGAGAAAAAGAGACACTTCAATGTCATTGTGGTAAGGGGATGCATTGGCAATAAGAGGAGAAGATGATTGGTCATGCAGCAAAGTAGGTTGTGTTAGGCTGGGGGAGtttttgaacgcctataaatagggggGCTTGGGACAAGAAACtctcacaactcactcatgCCATTTGAGTGAGATCAGAGCAAGAATATTCGGAGAGGGGTGTAGTGAGGAATACCAGGTTGCTACGGCGTTTGGGGAGCTGAAGGAGAGAAAAACCTGCATTGGAGGTAAAGGGGTCCAGTGGCCAGCATAAGTTGTCGACAGTAGCCTTGTCACGCATTCTCGCCAACCCTGCGGGACGCATCACCAGGCGGATGCACGTCCCATTATCCACGCGATCAGCTAGATGCGTGCCCAGGCACCCACTACTACCTGTGCAGGAACGACCACTCAATGTGTCCCTCTGCCCATCTACGCGCACTGACGCATCCCTCTGTCACCCAACGCCTTCCAAAGTGTCAAAATAACCTCTAAGAAGCTATTTTGAAATAGCTCAGCCTATCCTTGGGTTATTTTAAGTGGGTAAACTGGTTTTATGATCTTTAAGgttatttatgaataaattgAGATTATTGAAGAAATAATGGATCAATTCTTGGAAAAAGGAGAAATCCAAGGGGCTAGACAAGGAGCGGCCTAAAAGAAATCTTATAGGAGAAACTGTGAGTGGTTACTCCGGTGTTTGTATGATGGATttctatatatgtatatatgaatgatatatatatatatatctaaaatgTTGGCATGATTAGGAAAGGTATTTTGTCTGAATTTGTTGTGGTTGTATTAGTATAATACATGAGTAGTTGTATTGGAAACTAGGCTTGTACTTGGGATATTGTTAGCATGCTTTGTGGTCACTTGGTTGGGATTGCCAGAGTATCTGGCTGGGATTGTCAGCGTACCCAAGCAAGTCTAGTAGGAattgtcgacatgtgcacattcaGAGGTTATCGGATGCTGAGATTGTTTTCACATCGGACATTGCGGGTTATTTGCGGAGAACACCCGAGGGGAAGGGGGGTTGGGATTACAAGTTCTTGCCAGGAATATCCAGCTGGCAGGCTGGAGAGGGTACATTTATTAATATGTGAACTATATTTGTTTCTAGAATTGTATTTCCCAATAATGCATTTCTAAAGTTAAGCTTGATTTCTTACAAACGCACAACTCACTGGACTTATAGCTcacgttttccatgttttattttttttcccttccctAGATAGCGGACGCGGATCGGTTGGGAGAACCACTAGaggtctaaattaattaatctcataggGCGGGACTTGGATCATGTTAATTGGAAGTCATTAGttaaaaacatataaaacaaTATGTTTAGTGATTTATTTTCACTATTAAATTATAGAAATCTAGCTGTCAAGCTGACGAGGGCAGACAGTTAATACCACAAAAGGGTGATGTTGGCTGTTTTCACATCCTCTTTTCTGGAGGATAAAATTCGGGAGGGGATGTGACAAGGTggtattaaaaatgaaataatgttaaaatttcaccaaacaaatgaaatttagaccaatattatttaattgtgtCATAATAATatcaagaaaaaatatttttttttacagttaAAATGTATTAACTTTTACTAtaaacttttaacttttaaattttttttccttaaaaaggAAATATCTCAAGGAGTATCAATCCTTGAATTTAACCACTAAGTGAAGTTTCATACAACAAAATACATCTATTCTCGTTCAATTAAAAGAATGAACTAGGCTACATGTTAATGGATTGAGTAACATTTGCATAAAAAATTATGGATTTTTGGGTAGTTTTACTCTTACTTAGTGGGGTGATTTTGAgatctattttctttctttttaatatgGTGTAGAAGTATGGATGATTATGATTTGTGAAGGGATTACACCTAGTTAATTAAATGGTGTATCAACTCAGTTATGTAATGTTCAATTTACTCTCAAGAATTTAGATGATCAAAtaggtaaaaaaaaagttaccacAAATATTTATCATAAGAGATATTATCCATATGAAGAAAATCTTTGAATTGAttactaattttcaaatttatttactaatttagcCAATATAACTTTGGTTGGAAGTAAATCTTAAAATTGATGATTAATGAAATGtctctaaaaaaacaaaaaagaagtaACAGTGTGTTATTTTCAAAAAGGCCACTCAACAAAAATGTCAcaaaattaatccaattaatatataaaaccTCACAAATTTGGACAAAAttgaactttttaagtttttaacgcggtttttatttaaattttcattaattttaattataaacaataaatatacatttgatatgaatattattttcatATTCCCAAATAGACCCActttatttctacaaattacAGTCAGCCCCAATAGCCCtcagtttctctctctaaaattgGTTAAAAAGGCACAGACTTCCCTTTTTTAAAAGCCTTTCTTTAAATCCCATTTTCATTTCagtgaaataaataaaagtcaTCTCTAAATTCCCTTCATCTCCATCCCCAATGACGGACAGAGTCCACCCCAACGCCGCCGCCGCTGCCGCTGCCGCCAACGGCGCTCCGGCTGCCCCCAAGACCGCTCCATTTCCCGCCACGAAATCTCAACTCTACGGCGCCAGCCGCCCTGCCTACCGCCCTCAGCCACACCACCGTCGTCGCCGCAGCCGCAGTTGCTGCTGCTCCGTCTGCCTCTGGTTATCCCTTACTATCATCCTCCTAATCTTCCTCCTCGCCATTGCCTCCGCCGTCGTTTACCTAATCTACCGCCCTCACCGACCGTCGTTCTCCGTCTCCGCCGTGAAACTCTCTCAGTTCAACATCACTTCCTCTTCACTTCTGAATTCTAAGTTCGATCTCAATGTTTCCACCAGAAATCCTAACAAAAAGCTGGTGTTCACTTACAATCCGGTCTCGATTTCAATATTCTCCAACGAAATCGATATCGGCCATGGAGTATTGCCTGGATTCGTGCACAATACGAAGAATACGACTCTATTGAAGACATCGATTATCAGCAAAGGCCAACAACTTGATAGTTCATCGGAGAGTACCTTGAAAAGTAGTATGAAGAGCAAAAAAGGTTTGCCGTTACAAATTCAACTCGATACAAAGGTGAAACTGAAGATGGGAGCACTTAAAAGCCCTAAAATCGGAATTAGGGTTTCTTGTGACGGAATTTCTGTAAACGTTCCCACTGGTAAATCTCCGGCCACCGCCTCAACTTCCGGTGCAAAATGCAAGGTTGATCTTAGAATAAAGATCTGGAAATGGACCATCTAATAACAGAGGATAAgagagaaaatttgaagaacacgaagaagaagaacaaaaaaaaaggtctatggttttattttattattattactttttttttttttttttgtatttttcttttcccgAAATTTAATTTTCGCCATCTctgattatatattttttttctttctaaactttcgtaacattttttgtttttggcttttttgttaaaatatttagaatATTTTGTAAATGGAATTAAGCCTGATGATTGAATTGTGCGTAAgaatttgattttccattttttccccTAAATTATTTTGATTGGATCTAAGTTATAGAGTTGTAGGTAATATTAGGAGATATAGTAAAGttataatgtaattaaattaattaataaagaaaataaatgattGTTAGGTGATATGTGTTAAGTAGTTGTTGGAAAATACAGAATTAATTTGGCTGGCTTTACGATTTAATTATTCTTTGCTGTAAAGAACGTGTGTAAGAGCAAGAATAgctgttttatttatttatttgtttattattctttttttttccctcctttTGGAAGCCTTTGAGATGGAATTTTAGACATAGAAAATGCACTTATGGTTTTAAAGGGAGAAGAAGCTGGCCATGTGATAATTTACAAGTTTATCCCATGAGAGGGAattcttttaaaacaaattactaaaattatatttttaaaaaacacggtttaaatattattttggtctctatacatttggttttgatttattttggtctttgtatttttaaaaattttattttgattcttatattttcaactttgattcatttgtttattttgatcATTATACTTTCAGGATTGATTCATATTGatccttgaactttaaaaaatgattgTTTTGATACCTTAAAAATGAATGACCAAaatggtcttttttttttttttttttaagtaccaGTAACAAAATGAAGAAATCTTAGAAGTATAAGGacaaaaatgaactaaaataaaaaatacaaggtccaaattagtatttaaacaaaaaaatcccatattaatattattcttaatttttcttcaacatttcaaaaatacttttagaGTAGAAATCTTTTAGAATATCATACCAAAATTGGTACCTAAAATAGTATATTGATCTAAACTTTCATTCCATGTCATTCTACAATATTTCAAGTCTTAATTTATgttcaagttttcatttttagaagaaagaatgtatttttaaacaaaatacaaaattcatatATATAGAAAAGGAAATTCCCTATGTTGAGAAAggtttttattaattatcctaAGAATCTAACCGAAGCATTAAcaataaaatgatatttaagtTAAAGTAATTGACACTTTAACAAAATGAATTGTAATTGGAAAGAGAGGAGATTAGGGGAAGGATGGATGAGGAGGAGAGGAAAATAGAGTGGACTAAGCTTTCAAAATGAGTGGTTGGACACAACCAAAAGTTCAAAAGGGTcataatctaaattttgttgtgtaatgaaataattaaatcaagCAATTTTGTTGTGTATGAGCTGTATTCACAAATATATTATACCatataatttcctttttttaaaaaaaaaaaaaaatactttagaAATATATGCCATCTAATCTAGCTTTTGCAAAAAAaagtaacaataataaaattaaaaaataattttaaaaaacgtcattaaataaataaataaaaaaaaaaaagaggtgtCGGTGGAGCCGTGGAATGACTTTAATTTACTCTACTTTTCATTCCTTCTTTGAATTATTGTGGTTCTCCTTTGTCCAATTTGGTCCCACTCCTTTgtacaaaattatatatatatatatatatatatatataaataaagggTTTCTGAATTTTAATAAGTGTTAATGTAGTCCTTATATTACTGTACAATTGGCAACTCTCTTaagataaatattattaaaattttgatgaaatttcttttatatatatagatgaagaaaatgattatGATTATGGGTCaagtttatttataaattatgaaGACTAAGTCACTACATAATCAAGGTTGACAATTAAGTTTAATAAGATTTTTTGTgataaggattaaattgttataaatttggaAGTATATAGATTGAATTGTTACATGTTAAAGTTTAAGTACCAAGTTactacaaatttgaaagtatataaactaaattattacaatttaaAGTTCAGGGTCTAAGTTGGTTACTTCTATAAAAGCTTGAGAaccaaaagtgatttttaacctatatttttgtttgaaatattatttttattcttatattttgaagtttgtttaattttattcgatatactttcaaatatatagttttattattcgcactctaaaaaaaatcttgaatttAGAAGTTAATATTAATTGAAATGggtttgatgataacaaataattttcatataaaataatACGTTTCTgaaaagttttcaaattttatagtgAAAAgatgatagaaaaaaaaacaattttttttttaaaaaagataaatcAATAATACATCTAAcggcaaaaaataaaaaaaattaaaaattaaaaaaaaactcgtgTACCACAGCTTGAtcgaagaattttttttcacaTGAGAGGCACTTTCTACCCAAATTAAAAGAAGATTGGGATTTGTATTAATATGAACCTAACAAAAATGATTTCGTGTGTTACGAGAAATTTTTCGTAGCCTatgattttttataattttaatctttgaaattttaagtttgTGTATTTATTCCTAAAGTTTGAAAAATACCTAACCGATATCTTTCaactttaattatatatctaatctaaaatttcaaaatatctaATAGGTCtctttaactttcaattttatgttcaaGCTAAATTCTTTGGTTCTTAATACACACACCACACGTGCACGCACACATATATTGAGttttatttctatatatataaagttaattgatctaatgaattaaaaaaatgagttttataTCTAATGTGACCCTAGACTTTCAATTTCGTGTCTTAGTATTAGTACATCTTAAAAAATGTTCAATAGATCAATGATCTATtacacataaaattaaaattatagggaCTACTATTGGACACCAAAGTGAAAATCTAAGAatctattgaattttttttcctaaaaaaaaatcacagatctattagataattttaaaagttaaagatttaattgatataaaacTGATTGAGGATCGTTTGATAACcaattggtttttgaaaattgaacgTATAAACAATACTTTCACCCCATTAATTTCTCAGTGTTTCTTATCTACTATTTTGGAGTGTTTTgaaaaactaagtcaaattttaaaagctaaaagtaatcatttttaaatacttctttttgtttttgaaatttggttaggaaaatttttttaaaaaaatattaaagagttaataTAAGTAAAGAAacacaatttttgaaaattgggatTATAAAATTAagtcccatttggtaaccatttcgttttttattcttagttttttttaaagttaggcatattttctccttatttcttacaatgatttgtatctttcttaaatacatgattgaattcttagtcaaattcaaaaaataaaaacaagtttttaaaagctacttttattagttttcaaattttggtttgattttttaaaccagggtaaaaagtatataacaaaaaaagaaattta
This window contains:
- the LOC120068077 gene encoding NDR1/HIN1-like protein 13 produces the protein MTDRVHPNAAAAAAAANGAPAAPKTAPFPATKSQLYGASRPAYRPQPHHRRRRSRSCCCSVCLWLSLTIILLIFLLAIASAVVYLIYRPHRPSFSVSAVKLSQFNITSSSLLNSKFDLNVSTRNPNKKLVFTYNPVSISIFSNEIDIGHGVLPGFVHNTKNTTLLKTSIISKGQQLDSSSESTLKSSMKSKKGLPLQIQLDTKVKLKMGALKSPKIGIRVSCDGISVNVPTGKSPATASTSGAKCKVDLRIKIWKWTI